In Lascolabacillus massiliensis, a single genomic region encodes these proteins:
- a CDS encoding MarC family protein produces the protein MFAFSWVEIVSAFLVLFAIIDATGSVPIFLNLRSQGRTIHAEKAAIYSSIILIGFLFIGEGLLRLFQVDISSFAVAGAVVLLIISIEMIFGVEIFRNDNPSADNSSTLFPVVFPLIAGPGSFTTLLTMRAEFHTINIIIAVLINLVIVYLVLRYLDQVKKLLGESGAYILRKFFGVILMAISVKLITSNMSALIETVNAAL, from the coding sequence ATGTTTGCTTTTAGCTGGGTTGAAATAGTAAGTGCTTTTTTGGTTTTGTTTGCAATTATTGATGCTACAGGTTCTGTGCCAATTTTCCTGAATTTAAGAAGTCAGGGGAGAACAATTCATGCGGAGAAGGCAGCTATTTACTCTTCAATTATATTGATAGGATTCCTGTTTATAGGAGAGGGATTACTCAGACTTTTTCAGGTTGATATCTCTTCATTTGCTGTGGCCGGAGCTGTTGTGTTGCTTATTATTTCAATAGAGATGATATTCGGAGTAGAGATTTTTAGAAATGACAATCCATCTGCTGATAACTCTTCAACACTTTTTCCGGTTGTTTTCCCACTAATTGCCGGACCAGGAAGTTTTACCACTCTTCTTACTATGAGAGCTGAATTCCACACCATAAACATAATTATAGCTGTTCTCATAAACCTAGTGATAGTTTACCTTGTATTGAGGTATCTGGATCAGGTGAAGAAACTTTTAGGTGAGAGTGGGGCATATATACTCCGAAAGTTTTTTGGTGTGATACTCATGGCTATTTCAGTAAAACTCATCACCTCAAATATGAGTGCACTAATTGAAACTGTTAATGCTGCTTTATAA
- the eno gene encoding phosphopyruvate hydratase, producing the protein MRIVSILGREILDSRGNPTVEVDVLTESGAFGRAAVPSGASTGENEALELRDGDKSRYLGKGVLQAVANINDIIAPALIGMNVLEQTQIDAKILELDGTKTKSNLGANALLGVSLAVAKAAANYLGLPLYRYIGGTNTYVLPVPMMNIINGGSHSDAPIAFQEFMIRPVGAKSFKEGLRMGTEVFHALKKVLHDKGLSTAVGDEGGFAPNLSGGTEEALESILTAIKNAGYKPAEDVTIALDCAASEFYKDGIYDYSLFEGENGKKRSREEQVAYLEELITKYPIDSIEDGMHENDWEGWKLLTDKIGSKCQLVGDDLFVTNVDFLKKGIKEGCANSILIKVNQIGTLSETLDAIEMAHRHGYTSVTSHRSGETEDSTIADIAVATNAGQIKTGSASRSDRMAKYNQLLRIEEELGDRAVYGYKKIK; encoded by the coding sequence ATGAGAATTGTAAGTATCTTAGGAAGAGAGATTTTGGATTCAAGAGGTAATCCAACAGTTGAAGTAGATGTATTAACAGAATCGGGTGCATTTGGTCGTGCAGCTGTTCCATCAGGCGCTTCAACAGGTGAGAATGAAGCATTAGAACTTCGTGATGGTGATAAGAGCCGTTACCTGGGTAAAGGTGTTTTACAAGCTGTAGCAAATATCAACGATATTATAGCTCCTGCTTTAATTGGTATGAATGTATTGGAACAGACTCAGATTGATGCAAAAATTCTAGAACTGGACGGTACTAAAACAAAATCTAACTTGGGTGCTAATGCTCTTTTAGGTGTTTCTCTTGCAGTAGCAAAAGCAGCTGCTAACTATCTTGGATTACCCCTTTACAGATATATTGGTGGTACAAATACTTATGTTTTACCTGTTCCTATGATGAATATCATCAATGGTGGATCACACTCAGATGCTCCTATTGCTTTCCAGGAATTTATGATTCGTCCTGTAGGAGCAAAATCATTTAAGGAAGGTCTTCGTATGGGTACTGAGGTATTCCATGCATTGAAGAAAGTACTTCATGATAAAGGATTAAGCACTGCTGTTGGTGATGAAGGTGGTTTCGCTCCTAACTTAAGCGGTGGTACAGAGGAAGCACTTGAATCAATTCTTACTGCAATCAAGAATGCAGGATATAAACCAGCTGAAGATGTTACAATTGCTTTAGACTGTGCTGCATCAGAGTTCTATAAAGATGGTATTTACGATTACTCTTTATTTGAAGGTGAAAATGGCAAAAAACGTAGTCGTGAAGAACAGGTTGCTTACTTAGAAGAGCTTATAACAAAATACCCAATCGATTCAATCGAAGATGGTATGCATGAAAACGACTGGGAAGGCTGGAAGTTACTTACAGATAAAATCGGCAGCAAATGTCAGTTGGTAGGTGATGACTTGTTTGTTACTAATGTTGATTTTCTTAAGAAAGGAATCAAAGAGGGTTGCGCTAACTCAATTCTAATTAAAGTAAACCAGATTGGTACACTTTCTGAAACTCTTGACGCTATAGAAATGGCTCACAGACATGGCTATACTAGTGTTACTTCACACCGTTCAGGTGAAACTGAAGACTCTACGATTGCTGATATCGCAGTTGCAACTAATGCAGGACAAATAAAAACAGGTTCTGCCAGTCGCTCAGATCGTATGGCAAAATATAACCAACTGCTTCGTATTGAGGAAGAACTCGGTGATAGAGCAGTATATGGTTATAAGAAGATTAAATAA
- a CDS encoding sodium-translocating pyrophosphatase — MNYFYLVPIASIAALLCAFYFFRSLMKKDEGTPKMKTIAGFIREGAMSYLKQQYKVVIIVFIILSLIFVTMSFFGLQNKWVPFAFLTGGFFSGLAGFFGMKTATYASARTANAVQKSLNSGLRIAFRSGAVMGLVVVGLALLDISLWYLILDFFVDNADHGHKLIMITTTMLTFGMGASTQALFARVGGGIYTKAADVGADLVGKVETGIPEDDPRNPATIADNVGDNVGDVAGMGADLYESYCGSILSTAALGASAFALNPTMQENAVFAPMLIAAIGVFLSILGIYLVKTKEDATVKQLMDSLNRGVNISALFIAIFTFGILYILGFSNWIGLSFSVITGLLAGIIIGQGTEYFTSSSHKPAIEIANSAKTGPATVIISGLGTGFISTVIPVLSIVVAILIAYLSAIRFDVTHMLTAENVSMGLYGIAIAAVGMLSTLGITLATDAYGPIADNAGGIAEMSGLDPEVRRRTDMLDSLGNTTAATGKGFAIGSAALTGLALLASYVEEIRVALLRVNDNVLEFADGHTVDVAKASFVDFMNYYQVTLMNPKVLAGIFLGSMMVFLFCGLTMNAVGRTARNMVEEVRYQFREFKGILTGEDTPDYARCVSISTKGAQREMLFPSLLAVTVPIVTGLIMGVSGVMGLLAGGLGTGFVMAIFMANSGGAWDNAKKYIEMGNLGGKGSHAHKAAVVGDTVGDPFKDTSGPSLNILIKLMSMVSIVMAGLTVAWSLL, encoded by the coding sequence ATGAATTACTTTTACTTAGTTCCGATTGCATCAATTGCAGCATTATTATGCGCATTCTATTTTTTCAGAAGTTTAATGAAAAAGGATGAAGGCACTCCAAAGATGAAGACAATAGCCGGTTTTATACGTGAGGGAGCAATGTCTTATCTGAAACAACAATATAAGGTTGTAATTATTGTTTTTATTATTCTCTCTCTCATTTTTGTGACAATGTCATTTTTTGGACTACAAAATAAGTGGGTGCCCTTTGCATTTCTAACAGGAGGATTCTTCTCCGGACTTGCAGGATTTTTTGGTATGAAGACTGCTACTTATGCTTCAGCAAGAACTGCCAATGCAGTACAGAAATCATTGAACAGTGGATTAAGAATTGCATTCCGTTCAGGAGCAGTAATGGGACTTGTTGTAGTTGGACTTGCTTTGTTGGATATTTCACTCTGGTATCTGATACTTGATTTTTTTGTTGATAATGCAGATCATGGACATAAATTAATTATGATAACTACTACGATGCTGACATTTGGTATGGGTGCTTCAACTCAGGCTCTCTTTGCCCGTGTTGGTGGGGGAATATATACAAAGGCGGCGGATGTTGGTGCTGATTTAGTTGGTAAAGTGGAGACTGGTATTCCTGAAGATGACCCGCGTAATCCCGCTACCATAGCAGATAATGTTGGAGATAATGTTGGTGATGTTGCTGGTATGGGAGCTGATCTTTATGAATCGTATTGTGGATCTATATTATCTACTGCAGCATTAGGAGCATCAGCTTTTGCTCTTAATCCAACTATGCAGGAAAATGCAGTATTTGCACCCATGCTGATTGCCGCTATTGGTGTTTTTCTTTCAATTCTTGGGATATACCTGGTAAAAACCAAAGAGGATGCAACTGTTAAACAACTTATGGATTCACTTAACAGAGGAGTTAATATAAGTGCACTATTTATAGCTATATTCACTTTTGGGATACTCTATATATTAGGTTTCAGTAATTGGATAGGATTGTCATTCTCTGTAATAACTGGTCTTTTGGCAGGTATAATCATTGGACAAGGAACAGAGTATTTTACATCATCATCTCATAAACCGGCTATTGAAATTGCAAACAGTGCAAAAACAGGACCAGCTACTGTAATAATATCAGGACTTGGTACTGGATTTATTTCTACTGTAATACCTGTACTATCTATTGTTGTAGCTATTCTGATTGCATATCTGTCAGCTATTCGGTTTGATGTTACTCATATGCTTACAGCCGAGAATGTAAGCATGGGGCTATATGGTATTGCAATTGCAGCTGTAGGAATGCTTTCAACTCTGGGCATAACACTTGCAACAGATGCTTATGGACCAATTGCTGATAATGCAGGTGGTATAGCCGAAATGAGTGGCTTGGATCCTGAAGTAAGAAGAAGAACAGATATGTTGGATTCTTTAGGTAACACAACAGCAGCAACCGGTAAGGGATTTGCTATAGGCTCAGCAGCTTTAACCGGTTTGGCTTTACTGGCTTCCTATGTAGAGGAGATTAGAGTTGCTCTCTTAAGAGTAAATGACAATGTACTTGAATTTGCTGATGGTCATACAGTTGATGTAGCAAAAGCAAGTTTTGTTGATTTTATGAATTACTACCAGGTTACATTAATGAATCCAAAAGTACTAGCTGGAATTTTCCTAGGTTCAATGATGGTATTTCTGTTTTGTGGCCTTACAATGAACGCAGTTGGAAGGACTGCAAGAAATATGGTTGAGGAAGTACGTTACCAGTTCCGTGAATTTAAAGGAATTCTTACAGGTGAGGATACACCTGATTATGCAAGATGTGTTTCTATTTCTACTAAAGGAGCTCAGAGAGAAATGCTGTTCCCATCATTGCTTGCTGTTACTGTTCCAATTGTTACAGGATTGATTATGGGAGTTTCGGGTGTAATGGGACTCTTAGCCGGAGGATTAGGTACAGGTTTTGTAATGGCTATATTTATGGCAAATTCAGGAGGTGCATGGGATAATGCTAAAAAGTATATCGAAATGGGAAATCTGGGAGGCAAAGGTAGTCATGCCCATAAGGCTGCAGTAGTAGGCGATACAGTTGGTGATCCATTTAAAGATACTTCAGGTCCTTCACTTAACATCCTTATAAAACTTATGAGTATGGTTTCTATAGTAATGGCTGGACTTACAGTTGCTTGGAGTTTGCTTTAA
- a CDS encoding malate dehydrogenase has translation MSFLTNDKLTIVGAAGMIGSNMAQTAAMMRLTPNICLYDPFEKGLEGVVEEMRHCGFDDINFTYSSDVKEAFTGSKYMISSGGAPRKNGMTREDLLKGNAEIAAQLGKDIKSYCPELQHLTVIFNPADITGLVALIYSGLKPSQVTTLAALDSTRLQSELAKHFGVAQNKVTNARTYGGHGEQMAVFASTAKVDGKPLTDLIGTDALTNEEWAELKTRVTKGGANIIKLRGRSSFQSPAYTSVEMIRATMGGEAFRWPAGCYVNEQGFEHIMMAMETTLDKNGVSFGKVNGTEAELAELKQSYSHLVKLRDEVISMGIIPTTDQWNSVNPNL, from the coding sequence ATGAGCTTTCTAACGAACGACAAATTAACAATTGTAGGAGCTGCCGGTATGATCGGTTCCAATATGGCACAAACAGCTGCCATGATGCGTTTAACTCCAAACATCTGCCTTTATGACCCTTTTGAAAAAGGACTTGAAGGAGTAGTTGAAGAAATGCGTCACTGTGGTTTCGATGATATCAATTTTACATACTCATCAGATGTAAAAGAGGCATTTACCGGATCCAAGTATATGATTTCATCCGGAGGTGCACCACGTAAAAATGGCATGACACGTGAAGATTTGCTGAAAGGTAATGCTGAAATTGCAGCACAATTAGGAAAAGATATTAAATCTTACTGTCCTGAATTGCAACATTTGACTGTGATCTTTAATCCTGCAGACATCACTGGTCTTGTAGCATTAATCTACTCAGGCCTTAAACCTTCACAAGTTACTACATTAGCTGCGTTAGATAGTACAAGATTACAAAGTGAACTGGCTAAACATTTTGGTGTAGCCCAAAATAAAGTTACTAATGCACGTACATATGGTGGTCATGGTGAACAGATGGCTGTATTTGCTTCTACTGCTAAAGTAGATGGTAAACCATTAACCGATTTGATTGGTACAGATGCACTTACCAATGAAGAATGGGCTGAACTTAAAACTCGTGTTACTAAAGGTGGTGCAAATATCATTAAGTTGAGAGGTCGTTCTTCATTCCAGAGTCCAGCTTATACATCTGTTGAGATGATACGTGCAACTATGGGTGGTGAAGCTTTCCGCTGGCCAGCAGGTTGTTATGTGAATGAGCAAGGTTTCGAGCATATCATGATGGCAATGGAAACAACACTTGATAAGAATGGTGTTTCTTTTGGTAAAGTAAATGGTACAGAAGCTGAATTAGCTGAACTGAAACAGAGTTACAGCCATCTTGTTAAATTACGCGATGAAGTTATTTCTATGGGTATTATTCCTACTACCGATCAGTGGAATAGCGTAAACCCAAATCTCTAA
- a CDS encoding DUF438 domain-containing protein produces MSEFINNSTMRKEKLRSLLLELHNGGNPALLRRHLINALRNIPYNEVVEVEQELITSNSLTEKEILEFCDLHTAVLDGSIDLDGAKDVLPGHPVDTFIKENSAIRKQIEAYRVVSKEIDNITDSEVPGYVLQLRSIFNNFSDIDKHYKRKEYLLFPFLEKHLITGPPKVMWGKHDETRELLKKSHEVLTSPITNLKDLRLILINSLDITVEMIEGMIKKEEEILFPMSMDTLNEEEWYKVYQETPEFGYCLIDPEDEWAPANMKVEKQTYVQTDGIRLSSGAFNINELEALFQYLPVDITFVDKDDKVRFFSHSPNRVFERNRSIIGRDVRMCHPPGSVHVVEQILTDFKSGKENKAIFWISGFQKDRFIVIEYCAVRGKDNEYLGVLEVTQDITKLRSLEGNQRLLSYEKK; encoded by the coding sequence ATGAGCGAATTTATTAATAACTCAACAATGCGCAAAGAGAAGCTTCGCAGCCTTTTACTAGAGCTTCACAATGGAGGAAATCCTGCATTGCTGCGTCGACATCTTATTAATGCACTTAGAAATATTCCCTATAACGAAGTTGTAGAGGTTGAACAGGAATTAATAACAAGTAATTCACTTACTGAAAAGGAGATTCTGGAGTTTTGTGATTTACATACTGCTGTACTTGATGGAAGTATTGACTTAGATGGAGCAAAAGATGTACTTCCTGGACATCCTGTAGATACTTTCATTAAAGAAAACAGTGCGATCCGTAAGCAAATAGAAGCTTATAGAGTGGTAAGTAAAGAAATAGATAACATAACAGACTCTGAGGTTCCTGGCTATGTTCTTCAGCTTCGTTCTATTTTCAACAATTTTTCAGATATAGATAAGCATTACAAAAGAAAAGAGTATCTTCTTTTTCCGTTTCTTGAAAAGCATCTTATTACCGGACCTCCTAAAGTAATGTGGGGGAAGCATGATGAGACACGTGAGCTTCTTAAGAAATCTCATGAAGTACTCACCTCTCCTATCACTAATTTAAAGGATTTAAGACTAATTCTCATCAACTCACTTGACATTACTGTTGAAATGATTGAAGGAATGATTAAAAAAGAGGAGGAGATTCTTTTCCCTATGTCGATGGATACATTGAATGAAGAGGAATGGTATAAAGTATATCAGGAAACTCCTGAATTCGGATACTGCTTGATTGATCCGGAAGATGAGTGGGCTCCGGCAAATATGAAAGTAGAAAAGCAGACTTATGTTCAGACTGATGGGATAAGATTATCTTCAGGAGCTTTTAACATTAACGAACTTGAAGCTCTTTTCCAATATTTGCCTGTTGATATAACTTTTGTAGATAAAGACGATAAGGTTAGGTTCTTTTCACATAGTCCCAACAGGGTATTTGAACGAAACCGTTCAATAATAGGTCGTGATGTAAGGATGTGTCACCCACCGGGCAGTGTACATGTTGTGGAGCAAATACTAACTGATTTCAAAAGTGGTAAGGAAAATAAAGCTATTTTCTGGATATCAGGATTCCAAAAAGATCGGTTTATTGTTATTGAATATTGTGCCGTTCGTGGTAAGGATAATGAATATCTAGGTGTTCTGGAAGTAACACAGGATATTACTAAACTACGAAGTTTGGAAGGTAACCAGCGACTATTATCATATGAGAAAAAATAA
- the hcp gene encoding hydroxylamine reductase, whose translation MFCYQCQETSKNEGCTIIGVCGKTADVANLQDLLMFLCKGISHYTMRLRKLGIEICEIDRFIVDSLFMTITNANFDKSRFITRILMAYEMRNAARERLISAGGKIDDIKFDGAHWIGETEEEMAEKALKVGILTSENIDIRSLRELTTYGLKGMAAYAEHAYNLGYTDSKIYSFIQKTLVDLTDDTLSINDLTTLVLETGKYGVQVMALLDRANKSNYGNPEITKVNLGVRNNPGILISGHDLKDMEELLKQTEGTGVDVYTHSEMLPAHYYPAFKKYSHFVGNYGGAWWNQINDFETFNGVFLFTTNCIVPPRKNSTYGDRVYTTGASGFGGFKHIEDRNDGHPKDFSELIEHAKRCSAPTEIENGEIVGGFAHNQVIALSDKIVEAVKNGAIRKFFVMGGCDGRVRGRNYYTEFAEKLPNDTVILTAGCAKYRYNKLPLGDINGIPRVLDAGQCNDSYSLVKIALALKDAFGLDDLNDLPIVYNIAWYEQKAVIVLLALLSLGVKNIHLGPTLPAFLSPNVANVLINMFGISGITTVDEDLKVLM comes from the coding sequence ATGTTTTGTTATCAATGTCAGGAAACCAGTAAGAATGAAGGTTGTACTATAATTGGAGTTTGTGGTAAGACAGCTGATGTGGCCAATTTACAAGATCTGCTAATGTTTCTGTGTAAAGGTATTTCTCATTATACTATGAGACTTAGAAAACTTGGCATCGAGATATGTGAGATTGACAGGTTTATAGTGGACAGTTTATTTATGACCATTACCAATGCAAATTTTGATAAAAGTAGATTTATTACCCGGATATTGATGGCCTATGAGATGAGAAACGCTGCCAGAGAACGCCTGATTTCAGCTGGAGGCAAAATAGATGACATCAAATTTGATGGTGCTCACTGGATTGGTGAAACTGAGGAAGAGATGGCAGAAAAAGCATTGAAAGTGGGTATATTAACAAGTGAAAATATTGATATCAGATCACTTCGTGAATTAACAACATATGGCTTGAAAGGAATGGCTGCGTACGCTGAACATGCTTATAATCTAGGTTACACTGATAGTAAGATATACAGTTTTATACAAAAAACTTTAGTGGATTTAACTGATGACACTCTCTCCATTAATGATCTGACAACTCTTGTTCTAGAGACCGGCAAGTATGGTGTACAGGTAATGGCATTACTTGACAGGGCAAATAAATCCAATTATGGAAACCCGGAGATTACCAAAGTAAACCTTGGTGTTAGAAATAATCCAGGTATTCTTATTAGTGGACACGACTTGAAGGATATGGAGGAGCTTCTCAAGCAGACTGAAGGTACAGGTGTTGATGTTTATACTCATAGTGAAATGCTTCCTGCACATTATTATCCGGCGTTTAAAAAATATAGTCATTTTGTGGGTAATTATGGTGGTGCTTGGTGGAATCAGATCAATGACTTTGAGACATTTAATGGAGTTTTCCTATTTACAACCAACTGTATTGTTCCTCCAAGAAAAAATTCTACTTATGGAGATCGAGTATATACAACAGGTGCATCAGGGTTCGGGGGATTTAAACATATTGAGGATCGCAATGATGGTCACCCTAAGGATTTTTCTGAACTTATTGAACATGCTAAAAGATGTAGTGCACCCACAGAGATTGAAAATGGAGAAATAGTGGGAGGTTTTGCTCATAACCAGGTAATTGCTTTATCAGATAAAATTGTGGAAGCTGTTAAAAATGGTGCTATTCGTAAATTCTTCGTTATGGGTGGATGTGATGGACGAGTAAGAGGTAGAAATTATTATACTGAGTTTGCTGAAAAGTTGCCTAATGACACTGTAATTCTGACTGCTGGTTGTGCAAAGTATCGCTATAATAAACTGCCGTTAGGAGATATAAATGGTATTCCACGTGTGCTAGATGCTGGACAATGTAACGATAGTTATTCGTTAGTTAAAATTGCACTTGCCTTGAAAGACGCTTTCGGACTAGATGATCTAAATGACCTTCCTATTGTATATAATATTGCATGGTATGAACAGAAAGCTGTTATTGTTTTACTTGCGCTACTTTCTTTGGGCGTCAAGAATATTCATCTGGGCCCCACTCTACCTGCTTTCCTTTCACCTAATGTAGCAAATGTGCTGATTAATATGTTTGGAATCTCAGGGATAACAACTGTGGATGAAGATTTAAAGGTTTTAATGTAA
- a CDS encoding Crp/Fnr family transcriptional regulator codes for MELFACPLFYDLTKSEIDEILSRSVNEVVTFEKGQHVVRQGDIIHSLYILVEGLVRTEMVTKDGNVVEIEFIEPVRPLAPAFLVATENRYPVDVISMQKSEFYIIPKTLWLKEMMNNEQLLTNFMELNSNMTVFLSKKVQMMSIKSLKGKLSLYILENTTPQSNTFILRRTQSQLAEYFGVQRPSLARTLGDMIREELISIYKREVKVLDRGKLESMI; via the coding sequence ATGGAATTATTTGCTTGTCCCCTATTTTACGACTTAACAAAGAGTGAAATTGATGAGATCCTATCGCGTTCAGTAAATGAAGTTGTAACATTTGAGAAAGGTCAGCATGTAGTCCGTCAGGGTGATATAATTCATTCACTTTACATACTTGTTGAGGGGTTGGTCAGAACGGAGATGGTGACCAAGGATGGTAATGTTGTTGAAATAGAATTTATCGAACCAGTACGACCCTTAGCTCCTGCATTTCTTGTAGCAACCGAAAACAGATATCCTGTTGATGTTATATCTATGCAGAAAAGTGAGTTTTACATAATTCCTAAAACGCTATGGTTAAAGGAGATGATGAATAACGAGCAACTTCTTACCAATTTCATGGAATTAAATTCAAATATGACTGTTTTTCTTTCCAAGAAGGTTCAGATGATGTCTATCAAATCATTAAAAGGTAAATTATCGCTATATATACTTGAAAACACAACACCACAAAGTAACACTTTCATATTAAGAAGGACTCAAAGTCAGTTGGCCGAATATTTTGGAGTGCAGCGTCCTTCACTTGCACGCACTTTGGGAGATATGATCAGAGAAGAGTTGATATCTATTTATAAAAGAGAAGTCAAAGTTTTGGACAGAGGGAAACTGGAGAGCATGATTTAA
- a CDS encoding Gfo/Idh/MocA family protein, with protein MSNQLTRRNFIKTAAVGVVGVAAFPQFLSSCKQSKESTSAEGLVRLGFIGLGQQAMYLLNGYIGMPDVKVVAGCDVYGVKRERFKKRVSEYYSSSENEVVVDVYENYTDLIARDDIDAIVIATPDHWHAFIAIQACKAKKDVYLEKPLTFTIKEGQELIKAVRSNGVILAVGSQQRSDANFQHAVRMVQEGKLGKIERINAYVGAPPTPYDLPEEPIPADLNWPLWLGPSEYVHYNSQLNPVITIEPEQNEQIWGAWRWYKELGGGFTTDWGAHMFDIAQWGLEMDGNGPVEIIPAGYQDTKFLTYKYANGVVMTEEPFNDQMTKGVKFWGDKGWIEVSREHFLASDDSLLPVKVEETTGAYETQIPHLTNFIQSVKNRTEPAVPVEVGHSSCVVCTLGNIAYDLGRPIKWDPAAEKFVDDPEADANRLFNKTYTEGYVL; from the coding sequence ATGAGTAATCAATTAACAAGAAGAAATTTTATCAAAACGGCTGCCGTTGGAGTAGTTGGAGTTGCTGCCTTTCCACAATTCCTTTCATCATGCAAACAAAGTAAAGAATCAACCTCAGCCGAAGGATTAGTTCGTTTGGGTTTTATAGGGCTGGGACAGCAGGCAATGTACCTGTTGAATGGATACATAGGTATGCCCGATGTAAAAGTAGTAGCTGGCTGTGATGTATATGGTGTTAAAAGAGAGCGTTTTAAAAAGAGAGTTAGCGAATACTACTCAAGCAGTGAAAATGAAGTAGTGGTAGATGTCTATGAAAATTACACAGATTTAATTGCGCGTGATGATATAGATGCTATTGTGATAGCAACGCCTGATCATTGGCATGCATTCATTGCTATTCAGGCATGTAAGGCGAAGAAAGATGTATACCTTGAAAAACCATTGACATTCACAATAAAAGAGGGTCAAGAACTGATTAAGGCTGTAAGGTCTAATGGCGTTATTTTAGCAGTAGGCAGCCAGCAACGTTCCGATGCTAATTTCCAGCATGCTGTTAGAATGGTACAGGAAGGCAAACTTGGAAAAATTGAAAGAATTAATGCTTATGTTGGAGCACCACCAACACCTTACGATCTGCCGGAAGAACCTATACCTGCTGATTTAAACTGGCCACTATGGTTAGGACCATCTGAATATGTACACTACAATTCACAACTCAATCCTGTAATCACAATTGAACCTGAGCAGAATGAGCAAATTTGGGGAGCATGGCGCTGGTATAAAGAGTTAGGTGGAGGATTTACTACCGACTGGGGTGCTCATATGTTTGATATTGCTCAATGGGGTTTGGAAATGGATGGTAACGGACCGGTTGAAATTATTCCAGCAGGTTATCAGGATACCAAATTCCTTACATACAAATATGCAAATGGTGTTGTAATGACAGAAGAGCCATTTAACGATCAGATGACTAAAGGTGTTAAATTCTGGGGAGATAAAGGTTGGATTGAAGTTTCAAGAGAGCATTTCTTAGCATCTGATGATAGCTTATTACCAGTTAAGGTTGAAGAAACTACTGGAGCTTACGAAACCCAAATACCTCACCTAACTAATTTCATTCAGTCAGTTAAAAACAGAACAGAACCCGCAGTACCAGTAGAAGTAGGCCACAGTTCATGTGTAGTTTGTACACTAGGTAATATCGCTTATGATCTTGGCAGACCAATTAAATGGGATCCTGCAGCAGAAAAGTTTGTAGATGACCCTGAAGCAGATGCAAATCGTCTGTTCAATAAAACATATACAGAAGGATACGTTTTGTAA